Within the Enterobacter bugandensis genome, the region TCCCTTCCTTAATTTGTTCATCATGCCGGTTGCGGTTTGCGGCGCGACGGCGATGTGGGTGGACTGTTATCGTGCTAAGCACGCGTTATGGAAATAATGCAAAAATGTGTAAAGCAGGGGTGGCTTATGCCGCCCCTTATTCCATACTGATCCCCATTATTTCCTTGCAGTATATAGATATGCGAATTCCTTACTTCCCCCTACCTGCTTAGCAGGTATGCTGGGTCGGTATCCCAATTTCATACAGTTAAGGACAGGCCATGAGTAAGATTTATGAAGACAACTCGCTGACTATCGGTCATACGCCCCTGGTTCGACTGAACCGTATCGGTAATGGACGCATTCTGGCGAAGGTCGAATCACGCAACCCGAGCTTCAGCGTAAAATGCCGCATCGGTGCAAACATGATTTGGGATGCTGAAAAACGCGGCGTGCTGAAGCCAGGCGTTGAGCTGGTGGAACCGACCAGCGGTAACACCGGTATCGCTCTGGCCTATGTTGCTGCCGCACGCGGCTACAAGCTGACCCTGACCATGCCGGAAACCATGAGCATCGAACGTCGCAAACTGCTCAAAGCGCTGGGGGCGAACCTGGTCCTGACCGAAGGCGCGAAGGGCATGAAAGGTGCCATTCAGAAAGCGGAAGAGATCGTGGCCAGCGATCCGGCGAAATATCTTCTGCTGCAGCAGTTCAGCAACCCGGCTAACCCTGAAATTCACGAGAAGACCACCGGCCCGGAAATCTGGGAAGATACTGACGGCCAGGTTGACGTATTTATCTCCGGCGTCGGCACCGGCGGCACGCTGACCGGCGTGTCTCGCTATATTAAAGGCACAAAAGGTAAAAAAGAGCTGATTACCGTTGCCGTTGAACCTACCGACTCCCCGGTTATCGCTCAGGCGCTGGCGGGCGAAGAGCTCAAGCCTGGCCCGCATAAAATTCAGGGCATCGGCGCGGGCTTCATTCCGGGTAACCTGGATCTGAAGCTGATCGATAAAGTCGTTGCCATCACGAACGAAGAGGCCATCTCTACCGCGCGTCGTCTGA harbors:
- the cysK gene encoding cysteine synthase A, with amino-acid sequence MSKIYEDNSLTIGHTPLVRLNRIGNGRILAKVESRNPSFSVKCRIGANMIWDAEKRGVLKPGVELVEPTSGNTGIALAYVAAARGYKLTLTMPETMSIERRKLLKALGANLVLTEGAKGMKGAIQKAEEIVASDPAKYLLLQQFSNPANPEIHEKTTGPEIWEDTDGQVDVFISGVGTGGTLTGVSRYIKGTKGKKELITVAVEPTDSPVIAQALAGEELKPGPHKIQGIGAGFIPGNLDLKLIDKVVAITNEEAISTARRLMDEEGILAGISSGAAVAAALKLQEDEAFTNKNIVVILPSSGERYLSTALFADLFTEKELQQ